The nucleotide window ACACAGAAAATGAGCGTGTACTACTAAAACTTAATAGTACTAAACAATGAAACATAGACTTGATTTTCTCTGTCTTTAATCAGTTTGAAACACAAATTATTGCTAGTATACCTCTTTCCTTTAGGCTTCCGGAGGATTCTTTTTTGTGTAATGGTGAGAAGGATGGTATGTATTCAGTTCGCTCAGTTTATCATCAATTAGGAATTCTAGCAAATTGATCTCCCAAACAGAGTTAAAAACTTTGTTTGGAGGTTGGCGTAAAATATCCTCCCCACTCAAGGTAACCTGTGTAAAAAAGTAGAGAAACTTGAATCTGTTTGCCCTTTTTGCTTCGCTGAGGTAGAAACATCCAAACACTTATTAATGGAGTGTAATGTTGCAAAGCTAACTTGGTTTTCATCTAGCCTTGGGCTCCATGATCCTCAAAACTCTTCTTTGAACTGTGGAAATTGTGGTTTTATAGGAACCTACTTCTGTTCAAGCaactaaataaaaacatatcacTCACTGTTTTGTTAAGACATTAGTATGCACCTTAAAACATATTACTGTACCAAAAACTAATTTAGTATTTAGCCTGTTGCATAGTCCAATTTACTTTTTACGTGACAGACTAACaataaaaggaaataaagaTTGGATGGTTGTATTGAAATTGGAAATACCAAATTGTAACTAAAAAGCATCTCACCTTGTTTTATTCTTATAGTAGACCTCTAGCAATCATTTCACGAAGAAGTTCCACTGCCTTATCATTCATGTCGTTTTCAAACAAAGCACGGATAAGAATTTCGAAAGTTACAGGATTAGGGGTGCAACCATTGTCTTCCATTTTTGACAGTAAGGACAATGCTTTATCGAACAAGCTCTCTTAACAAAGGCCATTAATCAGAACAGTATACATCCTCACGTCTAAATGATAGCCTTTAATCAAAAGAATCTGATAAACCTCTTGCGCGTCCTTGAGTCTTCCATTTTTGCATAAACCATCAACAAGTattgtgtatgtatatatatccGGCTGAATTCCTTGGTCTTTGATCTTCGTAAGTAATGTGATTGCCTTGTCAACCTGATGGTTTTTGCACAAAGCATCCAATAAGGAATTGTAAGTGATCACATCAGCAGGTTGGCCTCTATTATGCATCTCATTTACAAGATCCCAAGCATCAAAGATTCTCCCAGATTTGTGAAGACCATCGATAAGTGAACTGTATGTTACAGTATTAGGAGCCATACTTTTGGAATGCATTTCTTTGAGGAGATTAACGGCTTCATCCACCATTTTAGTCTTACATAGTCCATTAATCATGACACTATAGCTATGAACATCAGGAGTCACTCCCCTTCTAGCCATAGTGTTGAACACAAATGTGGCCTTATTCTCTTGTTTGACCAAGAAATACCCATCCATCAAAGAATTATAAGTAATGACATCAGGATCCACACTTTGTTTTATCATAACAGCTAACACATTTCTAGCTTTTTTCATCTCTCCTTCCTTACATAAACCATCAACCAATATATTAAATGTATAAATGTCTGGTTTAATGTTTTTCAACAACATTTGATTGAACAAACCAACTGCTTCTTTCAATCGACCCACAATCAAACAGCCATACATTAAAGTATTGTAAGTGATGACATCAGGAGAAATTCTCTTGAGAAGCATTTGAGAATATAAATCAAAAGCATCAATTACAAGTTTATCCTTGCATAAACTATAAATAATTGTACTGTACATGACCACATTAGGCTGAACCAACAGCCCATCAATATTTCTAAGAACCTGCATGGCAGCTCTTGTTTCTCCTGCTTTGCATAACCCATCAATCAAGGTCCCATAACTAACTTGATTAAGTTGAAACCCCTTTGCTATAACATCATCATGAAAGTGAAGGGTTTCCTTAACTTTGTCATTAAGACAGACCTTTGATAAGTGTATTGATTGTTACAATATCAGGGTGAAAACCAAGCTTGACCGAGGTGGCAGAAACAATTAACCAATATATTGAGATTAACAAGATCAGTTTGAATTCCTCTGAGTTCCATTTGATGAGAAAGGGAAATAACAGTGTGGAAATGATTGATTTTAACAAGGGATGCGAAGATCTTACCAAATTCAAATATGGTTGGGGTAGGGTTGTTCATATTGAGCATTCGATTGAATTGTGAAACAGCTTCATCAACATTAGGAACGAACGAAGGAAGAGGGTGCGATTGAAAGTGAAATAAACGACGAAAGAGAAGTAAATTGGGAGTGGAAacagagaagagagagaacacCCTCCGGTCttatatataagcaaaaaaaacagcTTTTACGGTGATTAAGAAATGCAGTTAAGTGTAGTTGATTTTCTAAATTTTGTATAAAACATAAGTTAAATTGACTATATTGCCCTTTTCTTAAAATTAATGTACACCAACATGATTGTACAACTGCATTAGAGAAATTTAATACTGTACCTCACGTTGAAATACCTTCTGGTTTCCCACCTCACGTTGAAAATATGCAAGACATTGGAAACATCAATTCAATTATATGCAAGGCATTTCAGCTTCTTAACACCAAATATTTGGTGTGCCGCcaaaattttcatttgaatgaatgaaactACAATTTTCATTCCATGtcaaatttcaaaagtttttttggGATGATTCATTTTCCTTATCATGTTCCTATAAATAGCTATGAACATTTACACTATCACCATCTATGAGTGTTCTTCAATATGGATTTTGATATTGACTTGAACGAACCTTATAATGATGCCGACGGAATCGCCGATGAAAACAGAGATGTATTACCCATCGACTTAAATGTGCAGCCTTACGATGAAGATTACATTTTCGACTTGAATGTTGTCCCGTCACTTGAAGATGATTGTGTAAATGATGCTGAAAATGTCACTGGTGGAAATGAAGCTGATGATATATTTAGAGGTAAATTAGTTAGTTTCATTGAAGCTGAGGAATCTATAATGTAGTATAATCAAatgagttttctttttcttactttattttttataactttttgtttCAGGGACCCAAGATGATACAAATGGTGAAGATGAAGACATGGGTGACTTATTtagtgaagaagatgaagatatgggtTATACATTAAATGAAGGTGAGACAGCTAATTCAAACTATTACACACCATTGTTTGAGATATTATCATTGCTTGCTGTATTATCATTGCTTGGTGTATGTAATTTTATTGGAACTTTTCATTAACCAAAGATATTATCAAGCAtgcattttcttaataaatatggtTAATTTCGTAAAACTAGCATGTAGAAAGAAACCTTAAACGGCTGTTAATTCGAAACAGAGTATGTATAAGAGAGTTGATGCAGTAATTTTTTGGGAGGCAATGAAGAGAGATATACAAAATTTTGTTGCAAACTGTGACCacaatgttttaattttaaaacattgtttttttcttacgtttctgtattttttcttcttgtatataataacaataagaacttctttttttaatcatgTAGAGGCAATTATCGTTGAGGAAATTGAACAATCTAATAACAAACGTTCTTTTCTCGACAACAATCAACGGAAACTTGTTTCTCATTTATTGTTAAATTCAAGTTATAATGGAAAACTTTGTCGTGGGATTGTCAGAACATTGGCATCTTATTTTTCAGTCTCTCAAGATGTCATTTATCGGATTTGGAGGCAAGTAAAAAAAACGGGTGATCCGTGTCATAAGAAATCAAAAAATTGTGGTCGAAAAAGGATCCAAATAGATTTCGACAAAATGCGCAATGCTTCATTAGCTAAGCGTAGCACTCTTCGATCTTTACAAACTGTCTTGGGGCTTAAAACCAAGACAACTTTGCTGAAGTACATAAAAGAAGGGGTCTTACGCCGACATTCGAATGTGCTCAAACCATATTTgaatgataataatttgaaagcTCGTATTGAATTCTGCTTGGATATGCTTGAGGAGAGTAGCATACCACATGATCAAGTGTTTAAGCCTATGTATAATGTTGTTCACATTGATGAAAAATGGTTCTATATAACGAAAAAGTCATCAAACTATTACCTTCTTGCTGATGAGGATGAGCCACATCGTATGTGTAGGAACAAAAATTACATCGGTAAGGTCATGTTTTTAGTTGTTGTGGCTAGGCCAAGATTTGATGGTGATGGTAATGAGACCTTCTCAGGAAAAATTGGTTGCTTTCCAATAGTTCACAAGGTACCAGCACAAAGGTCTAGCATCAATAGACCTGCCGGGACACTTGAAACAAAACCAATCacttctataaatagagaagtcACTCGAAAGATGTATATCGACGAAGTTTTACCGGCAATCAAAGAAAAATGGCCACGAGAATATGCACATGAAACAATTTACATTCAACAAGATAATGCACCTTGTCATGTGCCTCTAGATGATGAAGAGTTTTGTAGAGCGGCTTGCGATGGGGGATTCGACATTCGTTTGACTTTTCAACCTCCTAATTCTCCCGATTTGAACGTATTAGATTTAGGCTTTTTTTCTGCCATTCAATCCTTGCAGCAACAGGAAGTAACTAATTCGGTTGATGCACTTATTGAAGCTGTGGAGAAATCTTTTGATGCTTTTTCCGCCCAAAGTTCGAACAACATTTTTCTCACACTTCAATCTTGTATGATTGAGATAATGAAGGCGAAAGGATCCAACAACTACAAAATTCCTCACATGGAGAAAGAGATGTTGCTTAGGAGAGGCATGTTACCCACACAACTAAAATGTGACCCGGAATTATTTCAAGAAACTTTTGACTACTTGTATAATGTTGAGGAGATATGAGGGCAGAAACTTAAACTCTTAAGTACTTGTATTTCATGATTTCTTTTGGTTTACTTGTATAATGTTGAggaaacttttttatttcaagaaatttttCAGTATTTTTAGTGTGCCTACTGAATAattattgtttctttatttacataaagataaaataacatGGCAGCTTTAGAGGGAAGATAATTTATTTAAGGCTACACGTAATGCCACACGTAATGCCACTAACATAAGAAAATCCACTTTTTTATGTTCCATGTTAGATTCACacaattcatttcaatttaTCTTGCCACACGTAGTGCAATGCATGCAAACAAATGAACGCAGACGTGAAAGTTGAGGAATTAtaagtaaaagaaagaaaataaaatattataatcgggacaaatacaattttataaAGAGATGTGTAGTTTCATTATGAAAGAAGGATTAACCAAAGATAACAGGttacaaaaaaaactcattccAATACCCAAAAACATCAACTCTTTCTATGTCACACCTAGTTCAATGAATCTATGTATATTTTCAGCACATCTTCAATCCCTTTCCTCAACTCTTCATTATTCAACTCCTCAATCTCAAGTCCATTCTCCAACTCTTCATCCTTCAACTCCTCAATCTCATCTCCAGAGTCCATTGTTTCTACTGGAACTTCATTCAGATCAAAGTTTTCCATGTTTAAGTTCAGAAAAGCTCTCTCACATGGTTGGACGAATTTTTGACGCAGATTTTTCACTCTTCCAGATTGCATTACCTCTGGAACTTCACCACAAACACTCATAGAAGACCCATCTTCATTAGGGGCTTTGTTCAAGTCAAAATTGTTCTTGTACTGCCCTCCAAATGCTAGATCTTCAAACACCCATGTTTGCTTTGTTGTGACCTCATCATCACTTTTTGACATCACTTCACCTTCAAACAAAGTATCTTGAATTAGGTTGGTATCTCCATCCCCATCAAGTGagtcttcaacaacaagaagagAAATATCTTCCAAGTTGCTGTCAATGCCCAAATCAAATGAGGGTACTTCATCAAACCATTTTTGTGGggatgccatttttttttttgagttgaaaagaagaagatgtaTGGGTGGTAGAAGACCGTAAAATGagtttttataattgaaaagaagaagatgtaTTGGGTACACCAAGAGTTATGAAAAGCTGTTATGAAGAATTGAAATGAATGCATTATGGAGAATTGAATTGAAATGTATTGGTGTACGTGTATTCCAATAGGTGATTGAAAACCACAAAAGACTTTAAAGGGGTATATTAGGAATAACAGTGTAAAAAGTGGTtagttttgcttatatttgagaccaaagattgatgtttttttttgcttatatatgtgaccggagggtgtaccTTTTTGACATGAAGAATGACATTGTGAGTAATGAATTCAATTGATATTTTGAGGATAAATTACCTTTttgtcctctaactatttaattggtatcggattagtcctctaactaaaaattgatttatttcggtcctctaactTTCACACCGTTACTgcatttagtcatttctgttagttttattcaaataaacgttagggtttgtgttatgtgggtcctctaactttatttattagtatcattttggtcctatttcttgttaaggtattatgattaaatagtgactgatattattggtaactgttcattgtatgtgtgaaacagaaggtcaggtacccacataacacaaaccctaacgtttatttgaataaaactaatagAAAAGACTAAATGTAataacagtgagaaacttaAAGAAtggaaataaatcaatttttagttagaggaccaattaataccaactaaatagttagaggaccaaaaagataattaagCCATATTTTCGATTTGCTTCAGCTTCTAAAAAAACAATGGCCGAAACgaatagaaaaaatatacaaaaaataatgccAGAGTTGCTGAAACGCACcgtttcattttttagcaagagaaaaaaaaagaaggggacaacatatagaaaaaatatataaactagaGGAAACCACCACCTAACTTTCTAGTTCTCTCTTTCACCTTCTACTTCCATTGCCATCCTTCACCCATGACCCaatcttcttctctctttcaatAACCAATTtcctttcaaaattcaaatcataCAGCATTGTGATTATTTTCTATCCCTCAACAAAATTGTGAGAATTGAATTCAGtctacaataaaaaataaaaaaaaaaatcctttctttGGTGGAAGCAAACAGAATCCAAATCGCGGCAGAAAAGCAGAGAGCTCGAAgcgaagaaaagaaaacaagaagTGAGTATCTATCCTTTGAGTTGGccgttcttgtttttttttagttttatatattGCACGCAAACTGTTTGACAAAATGTTCTTTACGATTTTTTCGATTATGTTAACTGCATGTTCTAGATAGATCTATAAGCGTGTATCGTGATAAACTAGCTTATCTATAAGCTATTTCtgtaacaaaagataaaataaaattgtttttgtttaagctattttcataagttatatCTTAGAGAGCTTGTAAAAATAAgccgaaaacaacttatgaaggTGTCATAAGTTGTACTCATAATGGACTTGATGTTGGATGTGTTAGAACTCTACCTCTATTCTTTTCGGAATTTTTTGTGAAGGGTTGAGTGCCAAAAGTGGTGAACATTGTATGATGATGGAATATTTTGACGAGTGAATTACTTAGATACTGACAGATTTCATTAGTTGAATCAATAGATGTACTCTTGCAATTCTGAGACTCAAAACATATATCTTTTTAGAATCTGGGTTGAGCCATCATCATAGATCTTGAATGGGCTCTAACaccatcttagaatttgggttgagCCGAACTCAACCCTttcaaaaccggcttgtaaggtgaggataaCCCCCACCATAAATACATGTTTAGGTCATATCTCATCCAATTTAGGACTTTTAACGTCTCTTGTAAAGAACAATTTTAGAAATCTTTCCTGACCTTAGAGGCTTGACCATTCCAAGAATTGAATGAGCAGTGGACTCTGAGATTGAAATTTGAAGCTTGTATCCTGCCCATGCACGCAAATAGTTAATCAGTAGCCGCCGGCTTCTTGATGCTCCCATCAATAAACATCAACATGTGCTTGGATAGCAGAGCTAGTTTCATTACTCTAGCCCGCCCGTGAATGATAATTCTTCCTATTCAAGGTGAAACCAACACCAACCAAGgatctgatgaagatcaatgtAGTGGGGATCCGGAAGTTTGGTTGAATAATCATAAGAAAGAAGTGGAAGATACAAGGAGTGGTGCTCTGGTTTTCAATTAAATATCAGAGAAGAAAATCATGAAACTTAAAATACAGGTGATAGAAACCAGATATCTATATGTGGAGTTCTGACCGATGGAGGATTTTTTGTTCTCAATCATCACAACAATTGATGAGTACAACTCTTATATAATGAGCTGATCGAATGGACAGCTCAATCAGCGACAGTAAAACTAACCTGCTTACCCCAAA belongs to Medicago truncatula cultivar Jemalong A17 chromosome 6, MtrunA17r5.0-ANR, whole genome shotgun sequence and includes:
- the LOC112422835 gene encoding uncharacterized protein, with the translated sequence MDFDIDLNEPYNDADGIADENRDVLPIDLNVQPYDEDYIFDLNVVPSLEDDCVNDAENVTGGNEADDIFRGTQDDTNGEDEDMGDLFSEEDEDMGYTLNEEAIIVEEIEQSNNKRSFLDNNQRKLVSHLLLNSSYNGKLCRGIVRTLASYFSVSQDVIYRIWRQVKKTGDPCHKKSKNCGRKRIQIDFDKMRNASLAKRSTLRSLQTVLGLKTKTTLLKYIKEGVLRRHSNVLKPYLNDNNLKARIEFCLDMLEESSIPHDQVFKPMYNVVHIDEKWFYITKKSSNYYLLADEDEPHRMCRNKNYIGKVMFLVVVARPRFDGDGNETFSGKIGCFPIVHKVPAQRSSINRPAGTLETKPITSINREVTRKMYIDEVLPAIKEKWPREYAHETIYIQQDNAPCHVPLDDEEFCRAACDGGFDIRLTFQPPNSPDLNVLDLGFFSAIQSLQQQEVTNSVDALIEAVEKSFDAFSAQSSNNIFLTLQSCMIEIMKAKGSNNYKIPHMEKEMLLRRGMLPTQLKCDPELFQETFDYLYNVEEI
- the LOC11414631 gene encoding pentatricopeptide repeat-containing protein At1g62930, chloroplastic — encoded protein: MQVLRNIDGLLVQPNVVMYSTIIYSLCKDKLVIDAFDLYSQMLLKRISPDVITYNTLMYGCLIVGRLKEAVGLFNQMLLKNIKPDIYTFNILVDGLCKEGEMKKARNVLAVMIKQSVDPDVITYNSLMDGYFLVKQENKATFVFNTMARRGVTPDVHSYSVMINGLCKTKMVDEAVNLLKEMHSKSMAPNTVTYSSLIDGLHKSGRIFDAWDLVNEMHNRGQPADVITYNSLLDALCKNHQVDKAITLLTKIKDQGIQPDIYTYTILVDGLCKNGRLKDAQEVYQILLIKGYHLDVRMYTVLINGLC